In one window of Actinomycetota bacterium DNA:
- a CDS encoding response regulator transcription factor, translating into MRRTILVVEDEEPIARLLEMYLDQAGYRARVAPDAKRARSQLDDPSLALVLLDLSLPDGDGIDLFREIRRRSALPVIMVTARDAEADRVLGLELGADDYVTKPFSPRELVARVRGVLRRGEPAAHSGAVDAGGLRLDPDSRDVTLDSAPVDLTRKEFDLLAHLLGHPGRVWTRSQLLEAVWGYPDDVDSRTVDVHVAQLRRKLGSRCPVRTVRGVGYKAEMPS; encoded by the coding sequence ATGCGCCGGACGATCCTGGTAGTCGAAGACGAGGAGCCGATCGCGCGGCTCCTCGAGATGTACCTGGACCAGGCGGGTTACCGGGCGCGCGTCGCCCCGGACGCCAAGCGCGCGAGATCCCAGCTGGACGACCCGTCGCTCGCCCTGGTGCTGCTCGACCTGTCCCTGCCGGACGGAGACGGCATCGACCTGTTCCGCGAGATCCGCAGACGCTCCGCGCTGCCCGTGATCATGGTCACCGCGCGCGACGCGGAGGCGGACCGCGTCCTGGGCCTTGAGCTCGGCGCCGACGACTACGTCACCAAGCCCTTCAGCCCCCGCGAGCTGGTGGCGCGCGTGCGCGGCGTTCTGCGAAGGGGGGAGCCGGCGGCGCATTCCGGCGCGGTCGACGCGGGAGGTCTGCGGCTGGACCCGGACTCGCGCGATGTGACGCTTGACTCGGCCCCCGTGGACCTCACGCGCAAGGAGTTCGATCTTCTGGCGCACCTGCTCGGACACCCCGGACGCGTCTGGACGAGGTCACAGCTGCTGGAGGCCGTGTGGGGCTATCCGGACGACGTCGACTCCAGGACGGTGGACGTCCACGTCGCGCAGCTGCGCCGCAAGCTCGGTTCCCGCTGTCCGGTCCGGACGGTGCGGGGGGTCGGGTACAAGGCCGAGATGCCGTCGTGA